The Ancylobacter sp. WKF20 genome contains a region encoding:
- a CDS encoding acetyl/propionyl/methylcrotonyl-CoA carboxylase subunit alpha, translated as MFSKILIANRGEIACRVIKTARRMGIKTVAVYSDADKDALHVEMADEAVHIGPAPAAQSYLVIDKIIEACRQTGAEAVHPGYGFLSERAAFAQALKEASIVFIGPNPQAIEAMGDKIESKKAAAAANVSTVPGYLGVIEDAGHAARIADEIGYPVMIKASAGGGGKGMRIANSRDEVQEGFDRARSEAKSSFGDDRVFVEKFIVEPRHIEIQVLGDKHGNVIYLGERECSIQRRNQKVIEEAPSPLLDEATRRKMGEQAVALAKAVNYDSAGTVEFVAGQDKSFYFLEMNTRLQVEHPVTELVTGIDLVEQMIRVAAGEPLSITQDAVKLTGWAVESRVYAEDPYRGFLPSIGRLTRYRPPAESVSEGVTVRNDTGVYEGGEISLFYDPMIAKLVTHAPTRAAAIAAQSEALDAFVIDGIQHNIPFLAALMDHPRWKEGRLSTGFIAEEYRAGFLGAALTPALARKLAAVAAVIDNVGNARKRKISGQLAGRAVVFEHQRVVRIGDLALRCEVDRAAGGFIVTFLDESGRPAGTHELRSGWHPGEPVWNGVYDEEALAVQVRPRLNGVSLAYRGVAVEAVVYTNREAELAALMPEKQQAGSGKQLLCPMPGLVVSIAVSEGQEVKAGEALAIVEAMKMENVLRAERDATVKTILAKAGDSLAVDAVILEFA; from the coding sequence GCATGGGCATCAAGACCGTCGCGGTCTATTCCGATGCCGACAAGGACGCGCTGCATGTGGAGATGGCGGACGAGGCGGTGCATATCGGCCCCGCCCCCGCCGCGCAGTCCTATCTGGTCATCGACAAGATCATCGAGGCCTGCCGGCAGACCGGGGCCGAGGCGGTGCATCCCGGCTATGGCTTCCTCTCCGAGCGCGCCGCCTTCGCGCAGGCGCTGAAGGAGGCCAGTATCGTCTTCATCGGGCCCAACCCGCAAGCCATCGAGGCGATGGGCGACAAGATCGAATCCAAGAAGGCGGCGGCGGCGGCGAATGTCTCCACCGTGCCGGGCTATCTCGGCGTGATCGAGGATGCCGGCCACGCCGCCCGCATCGCCGACGAGATCGGCTATCCCGTGATGATCAAGGCCTCGGCCGGTGGCGGCGGCAAGGGCATGCGCATCGCGAATTCCCGCGACGAGGTGCAGGAAGGGTTCGATCGCGCCCGCTCGGAGGCCAAATCCTCCTTCGGCGATGACCGGGTGTTCGTCGAGAAGTTCATCGTCGAGCCGCGCCACATCGAAATTCAGGTGCTCGGCGACAAGCACGGCAATGTCATCTATCTCGGCGAGCGCGAATGCTCGATCCAGCGCCGCAACCAGAAGGTCATCGAGGAAGCCCCCTCCCCGCTGCTCGACGAGGCGACCCGTCGCAAGATGGGCGAGCAGGCGGTCGCGCTGGCCAAGGCGGTGAACTACGATTCCGCCGGCACGGTGGAGTTCGTCGCCGGGCAGGACAAGTCGTTCTATTTCCTCGAAATGAACACCCGCCTTCAGGTCGAGCACCCCGTCACGGAGCTGGTAACCGGCATCGACCTCGTCGAGCAGATGATCCGCGTCGCGGCGGGCGAGCCCCTGTCCATCACGCAGGACGCGGTGAAGCTCACCGGCTGGGCGGTGGAAAGCCGCGTCTATGCCGAGGATCCCTATCGCGGCTTCCTGCCCTCCATTGGCCGGCTCACCCGCTACCGCCCCCCGGCGGAGAGCGTGAGCGAGGGCGTCACCGTGCGCAACGATACCGGCGTCTATGAGGGCGGCGAAATCTCGCTGTTCTACGACCCGATGATCGCCAAGCTTGTCACCCACGCCCCGACGCGCGCGGCGGCCATCGCAGCGCAATCGGAGGCGCTCGACGCCTTCGTCATTGATGGCATCCAGCACAATATCCCCTTCCTCGCCGCGCTGATGGACCATCCGCGCTGGAAGGAAGGGCGGCTTTCCACCGGCTTCATCGCCGAGGAATATCGCGCGGGCTTCCTAGGTGCGGCGCTGACCCCGGCGCTCGCCCGCAAGCTGGCGGCGGTGGCGGCCGTGATCGACAATGTCGGCAATGCCCGCAAGCGCAAGATCAGCGGTCAGCTCGCGGGCCGGGCGGTGGTGTTCGAGCATCAGCGCGTGGTGCGCATCGGCGATCTCGCTTTGCGCTGCGAGGTCGACCGCGCGGCCGGCGGCTTCATCGTCACCTTCCTGGATGAATCCGGCCGCCCCGCCGGCACGCATGAGTTGCGCTCCGGCTGGCATCCCGGCGAGCCGGTGTGGAACGGCGTTTATGACGAGGAGGCGCTGGCCGTGCAGGTGCGCCCCCGCCTCAATGGCGTCAGCCTCGCCTATCGCGGCGTGGCGGTGGAGGCGGTGGTCTACACCAACCGCGAAGCCGAGCTTGCCGCCCTCATGCCGGAGAAGCAGCAGGCCGGAAGCGGCAAGCAGCTGCTCTGCCCGATGCCCGGCCTCGTCGTCTCCATCGCGGTGAGCGAGGGACAGGAGGTGAAGGCCGGCGAGGCGCTCGCCATCGTCGAGGCAATGAAGATGGAAAACGTGCTGCGCGCCGAGCGCGACGCGACGGTGAAAACCATCCTCGCCAAGGCGGGCGACAGCCTCGCCGTCGACGCCGTCATTCTGGAGTTCGCCTGA